Proteins found in one Fulvitalea axinellae genomic segment:
- a CDS encoding glycoside hydrolase family 172 protein yields MKKTYFFLLALASVFAVACQGEQDKGFKLSGIKEFYKAAPEGVRTRWVSAENPNATKGKGGTTNKGAKGDAYILLGPGEKAVIFDQKGAGIITKMWVASSIQWKSPADRRKMKIEMFWDDAKKPAVSVPFTDFFGIGHGMVRKFESELFAMPEGKSFNSFIPMPYRKAGRIEVTNDTDDQLMFYYKIDFLEVPRHDDNVMYFHAYWNRDLKTDLGEDYEILPRVSGRGRYLGTNIGVLGDSIYKGTWFGEGEVKVFLDGDKDLPTLVGTGTEDYIGSGWGQGEYANMVQGSLVSDKGKDIYAFYRYHTKDPVYFHKDCRVTIQQMGNARKPKLMAIRKAGGEFKVLWSYVGKDGKQASKRYLDMKNPPKLEDDNFPVAPTTFYRRDDVSATAYFYLDKPQSELPGLPDMEVRTANLSERGVK; encoded by the coding sequence ATGAAAAAAACGTATTTTTTCCTTTTGGCATTAGCCTCTGTTTTCGCCGTGGCCTGTCAGGGGGAGCAGGACAAAGGCTTCAAACTTTCCGGCATCAAGGAGTTTTATAAAGCCGCTCCAGAAGGCGTAAGAACCCGATGGGTAAGCGCCGAAAACCCAAATGCTACCAAAGGCAAAGGTGGCACAACGAACAAAGGTGCCAAAGGCGACGCCTACATCCTCTTAGGCCCAGGGGAAAAGGCCGTGATTTTTGACCAAAAAGGAGCGGGCATCATCACCAAAATGTGGGTGGCCAGTTCTATCCAGTGGAAATCTCCGGCTGACCGCCGTAAAATGAAGATCGAAATGTTCTGGGACGATGCCAAAAAACCGGCCGTTTCCGTTCCTTTCACCGACTTTTTCGGAATCGGACACGGTATGGTCCGTAAGTTCGAAAGCGAGCTTTTCGCCATGCCCGAGGGAAAATCGTTCAACTCGTTCATCCCGATGCCGTACCGCAAAGCGGGCCGTATCGAGGTAACGAACGACACGGACGACCAGCTGATGTTTTATTACAAAATCGATTTCTTGGAAGTGCCAAGACACGACGACAACGTAATGTACTTCCACGCGTACTGGAACCGTGACCTGAAAACGGACCTTGGCGAAGATTACGAGATCTTGCCGAGAGTATCGGGGCGCGGCCGTTATTTGGGTACGAACATCGGCGTGCTTGGCGATTCAATTTATAAAGGAACGTGGTTTGGCGAAGGCGAAGTGAAAGTCTTCCTCGACGGCGACAAAGACCTACCGACTTTAGTGGGTACGGGAACCGAAGACTACATCGGTTCGGGCTGGGGCCAAGGCGAATACGCCAATATGGTTCAGGGTTCGTTGGTTTCTGACAAAGGCAAAGACATTTACGCCTTCTACCGCTACCATACCAAAGATCCGGTTTATTTCCATAAAGACTGTCGCGTGACGATCCAGCAGATGGGTAACGCCAGAAAGCCGAAACTCATGGCTATCCGCAAAGCGGGCGGAGAGTTCAAGGTGCTTTGGTCATACGTAGGCAAAGACGGAAAACAGGCCAGCAAGCGCTACTTGGATATGAAAAATCCTCCGAAACTGGAAGACGACAACTTCCCGGTAGCCCCAACCACCTTCTACCGTCGCGACGACGTTTCGGCTACGGCTTATTTCTATCTGGACAAACCGCAAAGCGAACTGCCAGGCTTGCCGGATATGGAAGTGCGTACCGCCAACCTGAGCGAACGCGGCGTGAAGTAA
- a CDS encoding prolyl oligopeptidase family serine peptidase: MKKSVLLLACATGFAFASCGGGDGRNVKEAAVKSNFKPIAVNYPETKTVDQTDDYFGTKVADPYRWLEADTAKDTEAWVKAQNVVTDGYLEQIPFRSNIKDRLEKIWNYPKFGSPFKAGDKWYFFKNNGLQNQSVLYQQASLDGEPTEFLDPNKLSEDGTVALGSVAFSRDGKYLAYSVSRSGSDWKEIFVMDVATKKLLADHIKWSKFSGIAWQGNGFYYSRYDAPSEGSAYSGKNKFHKVYFHKVGESQDADKLIYEDKEHELRNFYAYTTEEEDVLVLSASEGTSGNMLMVKPTGSASFITLVDNFDNDHSVVESVDGGVLVKTNLDAPNNRLVKVDFKKPTTENWKDLIPNKDKLLQSVSLVGGKMMVKYMEDATSKVYRYELDGKELGEVALPGIGTASGFGGKKTDKEVFYSFTSFTFPSNIYKYDIESNKSELFRASEIDFKAEDYETKQVFYTSKDDTKVPMFITHKKGLKLDGTNPTYLYAYGGFDISLTPYFSTTMLVWLENGGVYAQPNIRGGGEYGQAWHEGGMKLNKQNVFDDFIAAGEYLIKENYTSKERLAIAGGSNGGLLVGACMTQRPDLYKVAFPAVGVLDMLRYHKFTIGWAWAVEYGSSDEKEHFDNLIKYSPLHNVKDAEYPATMILTADHDDRVVPAHSFKFAATLQKHQQGQNPTLIRIESKAGHGAGKPTDKIIEEKADVFAFAWYNMGFEPELAKQVQ, translated from the coding sequence ATGAAAAAATCTGTACTACTGCTTGCCTGCGCTACGGGCTTCGCTTTCGCTTCTTGCGGTGGCGGAGACGGCCGTAACGTGAAAGAGGCCGCGGTAAAAAGCAACTTCAAACCTATTGCTGTGAATTATCCGGAAACAAAAACGGTCGATCAGACAGACGACTATTTCGGAACAAAGGTGGCCGACCCTTACCGTTGGCTGGAAGCGGATACCGCCAAAGACACCGAGGCTTGGGTAAAAGCCCAAAACGTAGTAACGGACGGCTATTTGGAGCAAATCCCTTTCCGCTCGAATATCAAAGACCGCTTGGAGAAAATCTGGAACTACCCGAAATTCGGATCTCCGTTCAAAGCCGGCGACAAGTGGTACTTCTTCAAAAACAACGGCCTGCAAAACCAGAGCGTGCTTTATCAGCAAGCTTCCCTTGACGGCGAGCCGACGGAATTCCTCGACCCTAACAAACTTTCGGAAGACGGAACCGTGGCGTTGGGTAGTGTTGCCTTCTCCCGCGACGGAAAGTATCTGGCTTACTCCGTGTCTCGTTCGGGATCGGACTGGAAAGAGATTTTCGTGATGGATGTCGCCACCAAAAAGCTGTTGGCGGACCATATTAAGTGGAGCAAATTTTCGGGTATAGCTTGGCAAGGAAACGGCTTCTACTACAGCCGTTACGACGCGCCGTCGGAAGGTTCGGCCTATTCGGGCAAAAACAAATTCCACAAAGTGTATTTCCACAAAGTGGGAGAAAGCCAGGACGCCGACAAGCTGATCTACGAAGACAAGGAGCACGAATTGCGTAATTTCTACGCCTACACGACCGAAGAAGAGGACGTATTGGTACTGAGCGCTTCGGAAGGCACCAGCGGCAATATGCTGATGGTAAAACCTACCGGATCGGCCTCGTTCATAACTTTGGTTGATAATTTTGACAACGACCACTCAGTAGTGGAATCCGTAGACGGCGGGGTTTTGGTAAAAACCAATCTCGACGCTCCGAACAACCGCTTGGTTAAGGTCGATTTCAAAAAACCTACGACCGAAAATTGGAAAGACCTGATCCCGAACAAGGACAAACTGCTCCAAAGCGTTTCCTTGGTCGGAGGTAAAATGATGGTGAAATATATGGAAGACGCCACTTCTAAAGTTTACCGTTACGAACTCGACGGAAAAGAGCTCGGCGAAGTGGCCTTGCCGGGAATCGGTACGGCCTCCGGTTTTGGCGGAAAGAAAACCGACAAGGAAGTGTTCTACTCGTTCACCTCGTTCACTTTCCCGTCGAACATTTACAAGTACGATATCGAATCGAACAAGTCGGAGCTGTTCCGCGCTTCGGAGATCGATTTCAAAGCCGAGGATTACGAAACCAAGCAGGTATTCTACACCAGCAAGGACGACACGAAGGTCCCTATGTTCATCACACACAAAAAAGGCCTGAAGCTTGACGGCACCAACCCGACTTACCTCTACGCTTACGGCGGTTTCGATATCAGCCTTACGCCTTACTTTTCCACCACGATGCTCGTTTGGCTCGAAAACGGCGGCGTTTACGCCCAGCCGAATATCCGTGGCGGTGGCGAGTACGGACAAGCTTGGCACGAAGGAGGCATGAAGCTCAACAAGCAGAACGTATTCGACGACTTCATCGCCGCCGGCGAATACCTGATCAAAGAGAACTATACCAGCAAAGAGCGCTTGGCCATCGCCGGCGGATCAAACGGCGGATTGCTCGTTGGCGCCTGCATGACCCAGCGTCCAGACCTCTACAAAGTGGCCTTCCCGGCAGTGGGCGTATTGGATATGTTGCGCTACCACAAATTCACGATCGGTTGGGCTTGGGCCGTGGAATACGGATCAAGCGACGAGAAGGAACACTTCGACAACCTGATCAAATACTCTCCGCTCCACAACGTGAAAGACGCGGAATATCCGGCCACGATGATCCTCACCGCCGACCACGATGACCGCGTGGTTCCTGCGCACTCGTTTAAGTTCGCAGCCACTTTGCAGAAACATCAGCAAGGGCAAAACCCGACTTTGATCCGCATCGAATCCAAAGCCGGACACGGCGCCGGAAAGCCAACAGACAAGATTATCGAGGAGAAAGCTGACGTATTCGCTTTCGCTTGGTACAACATGGGCTTCGAGCCGGAATTAGCGAAACAAGTACAGTAA